One segment of Rosa chinensis cultivar Old Blush chromosome 6, RchiOBHm-V2, whole genome shotgun sequence DNA contains the following:
- the LOC112172672 gene encoding sister chromatid cohesion protein PDS5 homolog A isoform X3 — MEESALQLVAKIGNQLRRQTRPNKDSVVKSLREATVALAELEQPSGSTKREATRKLEAAIEPLKETIVKGLLRHRDKDVRLLVAICATEMMRLMAPEPPFEDRDLRDVFKLLVSVFAELGDTANSLFSKRAKIVEIVAKLKCCVIMLDIDCNDVVLDMFNTFFSVVRENHQQTLIKDILSIMAEILNEEASHPLLDVLLRNLVKEGTDTASASSQLAVSVIQTCAEKLETLVCGFLTSCILDRDAVGSELKEFYHEIIFKIFECAPQMLLAVIPNLTQELLTDQVDVRIKAVKLIGKLFSLPDHHISRKYDDLFKEFLKRFSDKSVEVRVSALQCARVCYVTNPSGEESQKLLSSLEGRLRDFDDKVRTQAVIVSCDLAMSNLRYFPPKLISQTTERLRDKKIPIRKMALQKLMEVYRYYCNKCSEGYIAISDHFEQIPCKILMLCYDKECKEFRSQNMELVLAEDLFPAVLSMEERTRHWIHLFSVFTPLHLKALNAILSQKQRLQSEMRTYLEIRKKEKGNDPDDMQKKYKILFLKMAVSFADPSHAEECFHKLNQMKVNNIFDSLALLLDESRDARTTRDKFLQIIGEKHEDFEFLQTLSSKCSYNIFSSEHVHCILDFLSSNTTGDKHLEASCVQLLLAITSFFPTLLRGSETQFQMLLQGSNPINDKLLEVLAQAGKHISVNLSEINPFLARVCLEGTRSQAKYAVTAIAALFDTSKQLSSLCKKLVESLISEQNIPTVLQSLGCLAQHSVSTFESQAEEITPYIYQNIFQVDSSDYMNSFDDASGCSNSCKLKIYGLKTLVKSFLPHGGTRIKRQVNELWDILSTMLLKGETLDSITSCESDKACQPCIRLAAAKSVLRLSRKWDFHISPEIFRLTISMAKDDSPLVRRLFLDKTHKLLKGHAIPSRYTCAFAMATSDCLKDLQDDSFKYMTEFIKDYSREAQVHQISGAQEGLMTSFPAYIVVFLIHLLAHDKDFPHEDCQDGEIYAQFCYPLFVLLRELVNASNGDGALGILKDSVLNLICIFRAIKKAEDATDVEKTSRLHLLADIGHSFVTSTNRNGLSSSDGPGQILLPSSLYKSNSRSLAQSCFDEHFVRRVVHIFKSDISLPSSTLPKSGQKCQGNSTKSNVIKGDMGTSTGHRRKRALSPSALGADGNGASKKFEISLGKEVVSSCDSVATELSLDDLNVKRNTTMTKNVNVNRSIDEEHSNHPSTFKPKQNKRTKASVETSVSEVLDMNDNAVAKRTRRQKKLNYV; from the exons ATGGAAGAGTCTGCCCTTCAACTCGTCGCCAAAATCGGCAACCAGCTCCGCCGTCAAACCCGTCCTAACAAGGACTCCGTCGTCAAATCGCTCCGA GAAGCTACAGTGGCTTTGGCAGAGCTAGAGCAGCCTTCAGGCTCCACAAAGAGGGAAGCCACCAGGAAACTAGAAGCGGCTATAGAGCCTCTGAAGGAAACCATTGTTAAAGGCTTGCTTCGGCATCGAGATAAGGATGTGAGGCTTTTAGTGGCCATCTGTGCCACTGAGATGATGAGACTCATGGCACCGGAACCGCCTTTTGAGGACAGAGATCTCAGA GATGTGTTTAAGCTTCTTGTGAGTGTGTTTGCGGAGCTAGGTGATACCGCAAACTCGCTGTTTTCAAAGAGGGCTAAGATAGTGGAGATTGTTGCAAAGTTGAAGTGTTGTGTGATCATGTTGGACATTGACTGTAATGATGTTGTTCTCGACATGTTCAATACTTTCTTCTCTGTCGTGAG AGAAAATCATCAGCAGACTTTGATCAAGGATATTTTGTCTATAATGGCTGAGATACTAAATGAGGAAGCTTCTCACCCTCTTTTGGATGTGCTGCTCCGTAATCTTGTGAAGGAGGGAACG GATACAGCCTCTGCTTCTTCCCAGCTTGCAGTTTCTGTGATCCAAACCTGCGCAGAAAAGCTGGAAACCTTAGTTTGTGGCTTTTTGACATCTTGTATTTTAGATAGAGATGCTGTGGGGAGTGAGCTCAAGGAATTTTACCAtgaaatcattttcaaaatttttgagtGTGCTCCTCAGATGCTTCTTGCTGTCATCCCTAATTTAACTCAAGAGTTACTG ACTGATCAGGTCGATGTCCGAATAAAAGCTGTTAAACTAATCGGAAAACTCTTTTCACTGCCTGATCACCATATTTCACGAAAATATGATGACCTCTTCAAAGAGTTTCTGAAAAGATTCTCGGATAAGTCTGTGGAAGTTAGAGTTAGTGCTCTACAATGCGCTAGAGTTTGCTATGTAACCAATCCATCTGGGGAAGAATCACAAAAACTTCTAT CTTCCCTTGAAGGTCGATTACGAGATTTCGATGATAAAGTGAGAACACAAGCAGTAATTGTTTCCTGTGATCTTGCCATGTCTAATCTGAGATACTTTCCTCCCAAACTAATATCTCAAACTACTGAAAGACTACGGGACAAGAAG ATACCTATTAGAAAGATGGCTCTGCAAAAGTTGATGGAAGTCTACCGGTATTACTGTAACAAATGTTCTGAAGGTTACATTGCAATAAGTGACCACTTTGAACAGATTCCATGTAAAATCTTGATGCTCTGCTATGATAAAGAGTGTAAGGAGTTCAG GTCCCAAAATATGGAGCTTGTTCTTGCAGAAGATTTATTCCCCGCTGTTCTTTCGATGGAAGAAAGGACAAGGCACTGGAtccatttgttttcagttttcaccCCTCTTCATTTGAAGGCTTTGAATGCTATTTTGTCTCAAAAACAAAG GTTGCAAAGCGAAATGCGAACTTACTTAGagataagaaagaaagagaag GGAAATGATCCAGATGACATGCAGAAGAAATATAAGATTTTGTTCTTGAAAATGGCAGTCTCTTTTGCAGACCCTTCCCATGCAGAAGAATGCTTTCATAAATTAAACCAAATGAAAGTTAATAACATTTTTGATTCGCTGGCTTTATTATTGGATGAAAGTAGAGATGCCCGGACAACCAGA GACAAATTTCTGCAGATCATTGGAGAGAAACATGAAGATTTTGAGTTTTTACAAACACTCTCCTCAAAATGCTCTTATAACATATTCAGCTCAGAACACGTTCACTGTATTCTAGATTTTCTTTCCAGTAACACTACAGGAGACAAGCACCTTGAGGCTTCTTGTGTCCAACTCCTTCTG GCAATTACCAGCTTTTTCCCCACTCTCCTGAGAGGTTCCGAAACCCAATTTCAGATGTTACTACAGGGGAGCAACCCAATCAATGATAAGTTGCTTGAAGTGTTAGCCCAAGCCGGCAAGCATATATCAGTCAACCTCAG TGAAATCAATCCCTTTTTGGCGAGGGTCTGTCTGGAGGGGACTCGTTCGCAGGCAAAATATGCTGTTACAGCGATTGCTGCTTTATTCGATACTTCTAAGCAATTATCAAGTCTATGCAAG AAACTTGTGGAATCTCTAATTAGTGAGCAGAACATACCAACAGTGCTGCAGTCCTTGGGGTGTCTTGCACAGCATTCTGTTTCAACATTTGAAAGTCAAGCTGAAGAGATCACTCCTTATATATATCAGAATATTTTCCAA GTGGACTCTTCGGATTATATGAATTCATTTGATGATGCGTCTGGTTGTAGCAACTCTTGCAAACTGAAG ATATATGGGCTGAAAACACTTGTCAAGAGCTTCTTGCCACATGGTGGAACTCGCATCAAACGGCAAGTTAATGAACTCTGGGACATTTTGTCAACAATGTTGCTAAAGGGCGAAACACTTGATAGTATTACCTCATG TGAAAGTGATAAGGCTTGTCAGCCTTGTATAAGATTAGCTGCTGCAAAGTCTGTTCTCCGGCTTTCTCGAAAATGGGATTTCCATATTTCTCCAGAGATATTTCGCCTTACAATTTCAATGGCAAAG GATGACTCTCCTTTGGTTAGAAGATTATTTCTGGATAAAACACACAAACTGCTGAAGGGGCATGCTATACCTAGCAGATACACATGTGCTTTTGCAATGGCCACCTCAGATTGCCTCAAGGATCTCCAAGATGAT TCATTCAAATATATGACAGAATTTATCAAGGATTACAGTAGagaagctcaagtgcatcaaaTATCTGGAGCACAAGAAGGATTAATGACTAGTTTTCCAGCATACATAGTGGTATTCTTGATCCATCTTCTCGCTCATGATAAAGATTTCCCCCATGAAGATTGTCAGGATGGAGAAATATATGCTCAGTTTTGCTA TCCTCTGTTTGTTTTATTGCGGGAATTAGTCAATGCTAGTAATGGTGATGGTGCTCTGGGTATTCTCAAGGATtctgttttgaatttgatcTGCATTTTTCGTGCAATTAAGAAAGCTGAGGATGCCACTGATGTTGAAAAAACTTCT AGGCTGCACCTTCTAGCAGACATTGGACACTCTTTCGTGACGTCAACAAATCGTAATGGCCTCTCCTCATCAGATGGTCCTGGGCAAATTTTGCTACCTTCATCCTTATATAAA TCTAATTCTAGGAGCCTTGCTCAATCATGTTTCGATGAGCACTTTGTCCGAAGAGTAGTTCATATATTTAAATCTGATATCTCTTTG CCTTCAAGTACTCTTCCTAAAAGTGGGCAGAAGTGTCAAGGGAATAGCACAAAATCTAATGTTATCAAGGGTGACATGGGCACCAGTACAGGACATAGGCGAAAACGGGCTCTCTCTCCAAGTGCTCTTGGAGCAGATGGAAATGGGGCATCTAAAAAGTTTGAGATTAGTCTGGGGAAAGAAGTAGTTTCATCTTGTGATTCTGTAGCTACAGAATTATCTCTGGATGATCTGAATGTGAAAAGAAATACCACTATGACGAAAAATGTTAATGTGAATAGGAGCATCGATGAGGAACATTCCAATCATCCCAGTACATTTAAG CCGAAACAGAACAAGAGGACGAAAGCTTCTGTAGAGACCTCAGTATCAGAAGTTCTTGATATGAATGACAATGCT GTTGCCAAAAGAACTCGACGACAAAAGAAACTAAATTATGTATGA
- the LOC112172672 gene encoding sister chromatid cohesion protein PDS5 homolog A isoform X2, with product MEESALQLVAKIGNQLRRQTRPNKDSVVKSLREATVALAELEQPSGSTKREATRKLEAAIEPLKETIVKGLLRHRDKDVRLLVAICATEMMRLMAPEPPFEDRDLRDVFKLLVSVFAELGDTANSLFSKRAKIVEIVAKLKCCVIMLDIDCNDVVLDMFNTFFSVVRENHQQTLIKDILSIMAEILNEEASHPLLDVLLRNLVKEGTDTASASSQLAVSVIQTCAEKLETLVCGFLTSCILDRDAVGSELKEFYHEIIFKIFECAPQMLLAVIPNLTQELLTDQVDVRIKAVKLIGKLFSLPDHHISRKYDDLFKEFLKRFSDKSVEVRVSALQCARVCYVTNPSGEESQKLLSSLEGRLRDFDDKVRTQAVIVSCDLAMSNLRYFPPKLISQTTERLRDKKIPIRKMALQKLMEVYRYYCNKCSEGYIAISDHFEQIPCKILMLCYDKECKEFRSQNMELVLAEDLFPAVLSMEERTRHWIHLFSVFTPLHLKALNAILSQKQRLQSEMRTYLEIRKKEKGNDPDDMQKKYKILFLKMAVSFADPSHAEECFHKLNQMKVNNIFDSLALLLDESRDARTTRDKFLQIIGEKHEDFEFLQTLSSKCSYNIFSSEHVHCILDFLSSNTTGDKHLEASCVQLLLAITSFFPTLLRGSETQFQMLLQGSNPINDKLLEVLAQAGKHISVNLSEINPFLARVCLEGTRSQAKYAVTAIAALFDTSKQLSSLCKKLVESLISEQNIPTVLQSLGCLAQHSVSTFESQAEEITPYIYQNIFQVDSSDYMNSFDDASGCSNSCKLKIYGLKTLVKSFLPHGGTRIKRQVNELWDILSTMLLKGETLDSITSCESDKACQPCIRLAAAKSVLRLSRKWDFHISPEIFRLTISMAKDDSPLVRRLFLDKTHKLLKGHAIPSRYTCAFAMATSDCLKDLQDDSFKYMTEFIKDYSREAQVHQISGAQEGLMTSFPAYIVVFLIHLLAHDKDFPHEDCQDGEIYAQFCYPLFVLLRELVNASNGDGALGILKDSVLNLICIFRAIKKAEDATDVEKTSRLHLLADIGHSFVTSTNRNGLSSSDGPGQILLPSSLYKSNSRSLAQSCFDEHFVRRVVHIFKSDISLPSSTLPKSGQKCQGNSTKSNVIKGDMGTSTGHRRKRALSPSALGADGNGASKKFEISLGKEVVSSCDSVATELSLDDLNVKRNTTMTKNVNVNRSIDEEHSNHPSTFKVVCLETDSGETLTDGSLKGRPKQNKRTKASVETSVSEVLDMNDNAVAKRTRRQKKLNYV from the exons ATGGAAGAGTCTGCCCTTCAACTCGTCGCCAAAATCGGCAACCAGCTCCGCCGTCAAACCCGTCCTAACAAGGACTCCGTCGTCAAATCGCTCCGA GAAGCTACAGTGGCTTTGGCAGAGCTAGAGCAGCCTTCAGGCTCCACAAAGAGGGAAGCCACCAGGAAACTAGAAGCGGCTATAGAGCCTCTGAAGGAAACCATTGTTAAAGGCTTGCTTCGGCATCGAGATAAGGATGTGAGGCTTTTAGTGGCCATCTGTGCCACTGAGATGATGAGACTCATGGCACCGGAACCGCCTTTTGAGGACAGAGATCTCAGA GATGTGTTTAAGCTTCTTGTGAGTGTGTTTGCGGAGCTAGGTGATACCGCAAACTCGCTGTTTTCAAAGAGGGCTAAGATAGTGGAGATTGTTGCAAAGTTGAAGTGTTGTGTGATCATGTTGGACATTGACTGTAATGATGTTGTTCTCGACATGTTCAATACTTTCTTCTCTGTCGTGAG AGAAAATCATCAGCAGACTTTGATCAAGGATATTTTGTCTATAATGGCTGAGATACTAAATGAGGAAGCTTCTCACCCTCTTTTGGATGTGCTGCTCCGTAATCTTGTGAAGGAGGGAACG GATACAGCCTCTGCTTCTTCCCAGCTTGCAGTTTCTGTGATCCAAACCTGCGCAGAAAAGCTGGAAACCTTAGTTTGTGGCTTTTTGACATCTTGTATTTTAGATAGAGATGCTGTGGGGAGTGAGCTCAAGGAATTTTACCAtgaaatcattttcaaaatttttgagtGTGCTCCTCAGATGCTTCTTGCTGTCATCCCTAATTTAACTCAAGAGTTACTG ACTGATCAGGTCGATGTCCGAATAAAAGCTGTTAAACTAATCGGAAAACTCTTTTCACTGCCTGATCACCATATTTCACGAAAATATGATGACCTCTTCAAAGAGTTTCTGAAAAGATTCTCGGATAAGTCTGTGGAAGTTAGAGTTAGTGCTCTACAATGCGCTAGAGTTTGCTATGTAACCAATCCATCTGGGGAAGAATCACAAAAACTTCTAT CTTCCCTTGAAGGTCGATTACGAGATTTCGATGATAAAGTGAGAACACAAGCAGTAATTGTTTCCTGTGATCTTGCCATGTCTAATCTGAGATACTTTCCTCCCAAACTAATATCTCAAACTACTGAAAGACTACGGGACAAGAAG ATACCTATTAGAAAGATGGCTCTGCAAAAGTTGATGGAAGTCTACCGGTATTACTGTAACAAATGTTCTGAAGGTTACATTGCAATAAGTGACCACTTTGAACAGATTCCATGTAAAATCTTGATGCTCTGCTATGATAAAGAGTGTAAGGAGTTCAG GTCCCAAAATATGGAGCTTGTTCTTGCAGAAGATTTATTCCCCGCTGTTCTTTCGATGGAAGAAAGGACAAGGCACTGGAtccatttgttttcagttttcaccCCTCTTCATTTGAAGGCTTTGAATGCTATTTTGTCTCAAAAACAAAG GTTGCAAAGCGAAATGCGAACTTACTTAGagataagaaagaaagagaag GGAAATGATCCAGATGACATGCAGAAGAAATATAAGATTTTGTTCTTGAAAATGGCAGTCTCTTTTGCAGACCCTTCCCATGCAGAAGAATGCTTTCATAAATTAAACCAAATGAAAGTTAATAACATTTTTGATTCGCTGGCTTTATTATTGGATGAAAGTAGAGATGCCCGGACAACCAGA GACAAATTTCTGCAGATCATTGGAGAGAAACATGAAGATTTTGAGTTTTTACAAACACTCTCCTCAAAATGCTCTTATAACATATTCAGCTCAGAACACGTTCACTGTATTCTAGATTTTCTTTCCAGTAACACTACAGGAGACAAGCACCTTGAGGCTTCTTGTGTCCAACTCCTTCTG GCAATTACCAGCTTTTTCCCCACTCTCCTGAGAGGTTCCGAAACCCAATTTCAGATGTTACTACAGGGGAGCAACCCAATCAATGATAAGTTGCTTGAAGTGTTAGCCCAAGCCGGCAAGCATATATCAGTCAACCTCAG TGAAATCAATCCCTTTTTGGCGAGGGTCTGTCTGGAGGGGACTCGTTCGCAGGCAAAATATGCTGTTACAGCGATTGCTGCTTTATTCGATACTTCTAAGCAATTATCAAGTCTATGCAAG AAACTTGTGGAATCTCTAATTAGTGAGCAGAACATACCAACAGTGCTGCAGTCCTTGGGGTGTCTTGCACAGCATTCTGTTTCAACATTTGAAAGTCAAGCTGAAGAGATCACTCCTTATATATATCAGAATATTTTCCAA GTGGACTCTTCGGATTATATGAATTCATTTGATGATGCGTCTGGTTGTAGCAACTCTTGCAAACTGAAG ATATATGGGCTGAAAACACTTGTCAAGAGCTTCTTGCCACATGGTGGAACTCGCATCAAACGGCAAGTTAATGAACTCTGGGACATTTTGTCAACAATGTTGCTAAAGGGCGAAACACTTGATAGTATTACCTCATG TGAAAGTGATAAGGCTTGTCAGCCTTGTATAAGATTAGCTGCTGCAAAGTCTGTTCTCCGGCTTTCTCGAAAATGGGATTTCCATATTTCTCCAGAGATATTTCGCCTTACAATTTCAATGGCAAAG GATGACTCTCCTTTGGTTAGAAGATTATTTCTGGATAAAACACACAAACTGCTGAAGGGGCATGCTATACCTAGCAGATACACATGTGCTTTTGCAATGGCCACCTCAGATTGCCTCAAGGATCTCCAAGATGAT TCATTCAAATATATGACAGAATTTATCAAGGATTACAGTAGagaagctcaagtgcatcaaaTATCTGGAGCACAAGAAGGATTAATGACTAGTTTTCCAGCATACATAGTGGTATTCTTGATCCATCTTCTCGCTCATGATAAAGATTTCCCCCATGAAGATTGTCAGGATGGAGAAATATATGCTCAGTTTTGCTA TCCTCTGTTTGTTTTATTGCGGGAATTAGTCAATGCTAGTAATGGTGATGGTGCTCTGGGTATTCTCAAGGATtctgttttgaatttgatcTGCATTTTTCGTGCAATTAAGAAAGCTGAGGATGCCACTGATGTTGAAAAAACTTCT AGGCTGCACCTTCTAGCAGACATTGGACACTCTTTCGTGACGTCAACAAATCGTAATGGCCTCTCCTCATCAGATGGTCCTGGGCAAATTTTGCTACCTTCATCCTTATATAAA TCTAATTCTAGGAGCCTTGCTCAATCATGTTTCGATGAGCACTTTGTCCGAAGAGTAGTTCATATATTTAAATCTGATATCTCTTTG CCTTCAAGTACTCTTCCTAAAAGTGGGCAGAAGTGTCAAGGGAATAGCACAAAATCTAATGTTATCAAGGGTGACATGGGCACCAGTACAGGACATAGGCGAAAACGGGCTCTCTCTCCAAGTGCTCTTGGAGCAGATGGAAATGGGGCATCTAAAAAGTTTGAGATTAGTCTGGGGAAAGAAGTAGTTTCATCTTGTGATTCTGTAGCTACAGAATTATCTCTGGATGATCTGAATGTGAAAAGAAATACCACTATGACGAAAAATGTTAATGTGAATAGGAGCATCGATGAGGAACATTCCAATCATCCCAGTACATTTAAG GTAGTATGCTTGGAAACTGATAGCGGGGAAACTTTAACTGATGGCTCGCTGAAGGGAAGG CCGAAACAGAACAAGAGGACGAAAGCTTCTGTAGAGACCTCAGTATCAGAAGTTCTTGATATGAATGACAATGCT GTTGCCAAAAGAACTCGACGACAAAAGAAACTAAATTATGTATGA